One Oceanicoccus sagamiensis genomic region harbors:
- the gspG gene encoding type II secretion system major pseudopilin GspG — MNTITNTLHQRYQQGFTLIEIMVVVVIISVLIGLVAPNILGRVDEAKVTAAQTDIATLEQALEMYKLDNQVFPSTDQGLQALIEKPNTSPVPRKWNPAGYLKKSQLPVDPWGGQYQYISPGSTGAFDLYSLGADGREGGEGYDTDIGNW, encoded by the coding sequence ATGAATACAATAACGAACACTTTGCATCAGCGTTATCAGCAGGGTTTTACCCTGATTGAAATTATGGTGGTTGTGGTGATTATCAGTGTGCTGATTGGCTTGGTGGCGCCCAATATTTTAGGGCGCGTTGATGAAGCCAAAGTCACGGCGGCACAAACAGATATTGCTACCCTGGAGCAGGCTTTGGAAATGTATAAATTGGATAATCAAGTCTTTCCAAGTACTGATCAGGGCCTGCAAGCCCTGATAGAAAAACCGAATACTTCACCGGTGCCCAGAAAATGGAACCCGGCGGGCTATCTTAAAAAAAGCCAATTACCGGTAGATCCCTGGGGTGGCCAATACCAGTACATAAGCCCTGGTTCAACTGGTGCATTTGACCTGTATTCCCTCGGTGCTGATGGTCGTGAAGGTGGTGAGGGCTACGATACTGATATTGGCAATTGGTAG
- the gspH gene encoding type II secretion system minor pseudopilin GspH: protein MTAKQQGFTLIEIMLVLVVIGVMASMLAVSLGDNAQKQLDREARRLQVSLQMVADEAVMQGGEFALAIGRDASKDSNGYQFLLLDPERLVWSALNDKLFAFHPLSSAISIDVALAGGDDPQFSRQLERLQSLDNQQGPEPLLLLLSSGEITPFVITLNHQELSEPVRLASDGISGVELR, encoded by the coding sequence GTGACCGCCAAGCAGCAAGGTTTTACCCTGATCGAAATCATGCTGGTGCTGGTGGTTATCGGGGTCATGGCATCTATGTTGGCTGTTTCCCTTGGGGATAATGCCCAGAAACAGCTAGACCGAGAGGCGCGGCGCTTGCAGGTGAGTTTACAAATGGTGGCCGATGAGGCGGTGATGCAGGGGGGAGAATTTGCCCTGGCCATCGGCCGCGATGCTTCTAAGGACAGCAATGGCTACCAGTTTTTATTGCTGGACCCAGAGCGACTGGTTTGGTCAGCGCTTAACGACAAGCTGTTTGCTTTTCATCCCCTAAGCAGTGCTATCTCCATAGATGTAGCATTAGCCGGTGGCGACGACCCACAGTTCAGCCGTCAGCTAGAAAGACTTCAGTCTTTGGATAATCAACAGGGCCCCGAGCCATTGCTGTTGCTATTGTCCAGTGGTGAGATAACTCCCTTTGTTATTACCTTAAATCATCAAGAGTTAAGTGAACCTGTCAGGCTGGCCAGTGATGGTATAT